A genomic segment from Clarias gariepinus isolate MV-2021 ecotype Netherlands chromosome 11, CGAR_prim_01v2, whole genome shotgun sequence encodes:
- the tlcd5a gene encoding TLC domain-containing protein 5a, translating into MSPLVLGVGVCLAGWIALYALLCYTNSSCGYEWNCRLVTLFHGILAVCITAYIGYIDGPWPFTYPGTKNTPLQITAMVLSLGYFIFDMTWCVYFQSEGLVMLAHHTMSILGILLTLWLGESGIESCAVIFGSEITNPLLQTRWFLKRSGRYDTFLGELVDFLFVVLFIIMRVFVGGAMLYCELISPRPKFIIKCGGVAMYVLSWVFVADLLRFLYRKSKKSQHRKSSAQVHAETNGQEIKRD; encoded by the exons ATGTCGCCGCTGGTTCTTGGAGTAGGTGTTTGCTTGGCGGGGTGGATCGCTCTTTATGCGCTGCTGTGTTACACAAACAGCTCTTGTGGCTATGAATGGAACTGTCGTCTGGTCACACTGTTTCATGGTATCCTAGCAGTATGTATAACTGCGTATATAGGCTACATAGACGGACCATGGCCTTTCACCTAcccag GCACGAAGAACACCCCTCTCCAAATCACAGCAATGGTGCTCAGTCTAGGATACTTCATCTTCGACATGACCTGGTGTGTGTACTTTCAGAGTGAAGGTCTGGTAATGCTTGCCCATCACACCATGAGCATTCTGGGTATTCTGCTGACCCTGTGGCTGGGTGAGTCAGGTATTGAGTCCTGCGCCGTGATTTTTGGCAGCGAGATCACCAACCCGCTGCTACAGACACGCTGGTTCCTGAAGCGCTCTGGCCGCTATGACACTTTCCTGGGCGAATTGGTGGACTTCCTGTTCGTGGTGTTGTTTATCATTATGCGAGTGTTTGTGGGCGGGGCTATGCTGTACTGCGAGCTGATTTCACCCAGGCCAAAGTTCATTATCAAGTGCGGTGGTGTGGCCATGTATGTCTTGTCATGGGTGTTTGTGGCAGACCTTTTACGTTTCCTATATCGTAAAAGCAAAAAATCCCAACATCGGAAGAGTTCAGCACAAGTACATGCTGAGACCAATGGCCAAGAAATTAAGAGGGACTGA